ACAGACGCTTGACTCTCTCGTTTGCCGGGCGTACATTAGCACTCGGCGGCGGATACTGCTAACGGCCTGAAAATCCTCTGGCCCGCGTTCCGCCCACAGCAACACTCAGCACTCATCAGAGAGGAAACACAACATGGCATCGACGTTTACGCCTCTGCACGACCGCATTCTCGTGCAGCGCCTCGAGGAGACCGAAAGCAAGACCTCCTTCGGCATCATCATCCCCGACTCGGCGAAGGAAAAGCCGCAGCAGGGTACGGTTGTTTCGGTCGGCAAGGGCAAGAGCAATGACGAAGGCAAGGTCTTCCCGCTCGATGTGAAGCCGGGCGACCAGATCCTCTTCGGCAAGTACTCGGGTACGGAAATCAAGCTCGACGGCGCG
Above is a genomic segment from Granulicella cerasi containing:
- a CDS encoding co-chaperone GroES, with amino-acid sequence MASTFTPLHDRILVQRLEETESKTSFGIIIPDSAKEKPQQGTVVSVGKGKSNDEGKVFPLDVKPGDQILFGKYSGTEIKLDGADYLIMREEEVLGILKS